taagtgggtgggggagaaaactagagaaatcgataaatcaggatttaaactttggtacactggaaaagaaaaacataagaatggagtaggcattattatagataaaaacttaaagatagcattgtggatgtaattagagtaagggatagaattataaaaatcaagatggtattaggacgaGAGATAATAactatcattagtgcttatgctcctcaagttggtttagtagaaaatcttaagagacaatttttcgaagatatggataatattatacaaggcatactagggactgagaaaatatttataggaggagatttgaatgaacatgttggaagagataataaaaattatgagagaatacatagaggatgtggatatggagacaaaaatgagtctggggagatgatcttagactttgctatgtcatataattttagtataatgaatacttgctttaagaagagagaagaacactgaataacctttaaaagtagacaaaatagaagtcaaatagatttttttttaactaggagggtagatcgtttatcatgcaaggattgtaaagttattccaggtgaaagcctaaccacacaacatacagtcttagtgttagatatatgtattaaaaaatggaagaaaaaggataaaataaaccagtgtaggagaactagatggtggaacctaaaaggagaaaatataataaaatttcaaaataaaatgatcaaagatggggattggaccttggaggatgggatagatacaaatacttttTGGAATAGATTCgctagctttattaaaaagataacaaaagagattttaggtgaatcaaggggaagattctcgaatagcaaataTAGTTGGTGGTGTGATAAAGATgtataaaaaatcataaagacaaaaaaaatttggtataaaatgtggcaaaaatgtagaaactgagataactttgaaaaatataaggaggcaagaaaagatacaAAAATGGCCGTTAGTGatgctaaatatagatcatttaatagtttgtatgatagattaggtacaaaagaagggaaagagatatatttaatcttgctaaagctagagaaaggaagagcaaggacttaggaaatgtaaattgtataaaaagtgaggatgatattgtcttggttaaggacgaagatgttaaagaaagatggcgaagttactttagtaagttatttaacgaaaaccaaatagaaggcttaaacttagaattatcaaatgaggaaaagactaaaaatataagatttattcgcaaaattagagttaacgaagttaagttggtactaaaaaagatgaataatgggaaagctatgggaccagataacatcccaattgaagtttggaaatgcttgggtgataacagaattatatggttaactaatttatttaatacaattgtaaaaactaagacaatgctagatgaatggaggaaaaacactttaatacctatatacaaaaataaaggagatattcaaaattgtaataactatcgtggaattaaacttataagtcatacgatgaaactatgggaaaggataGTTAAACAAAGATtgaggttagaaacgaagatctcggaaaatcaatttggttttatgcctgggagatctaccacggaagctatttatcttttaagaagattaatggaaaagtttagggaaaagaagagaaacttgcatatgatatttattgaccttgagaatacatatgataggatacctaggtaagttctatggtgggttttagaaaaaaagggtgtatgttgtaggtataccgatgtcattaaggatatgtacgatggagtaatgactagtgtaaggactatagatggagaaactagagaatttccaattaccataggtgtacatcaaggatctgctttgagtccttatctttttgttttagtgaataccaattgactaagagtattcaaaaggaggttccatggtgtatgttgtttgcagatgatattgtattaattgacgaaactagggatgtagtagaggttgagttagaattatggagagaagttttggaatctagaggctttaggataagtagaaatgaaacaaaatatatgaaatgtaattttagtaatgataagaggaatattggagataaagttaaaatTGATGACGAAGAAATAAATAgttgtagatttcgatactttggatctattatgcaagctgaagaagaaattaaagatgatgtaatgcatagagttaaagcaggttgggtaaaatggagaagtgcttcaagtgtgctatttgatcgtagaatacccttaaaattgaaagggaagttttataggacagctataagacaagctatgctatatggattggaatgttgggcgacgaagaaacataatatccaaaaagtaaaagttgccgagatgagaatgcttagatggatgagtggtataatattgaaagataaattaagaaatgaacatattcgtggtaagttaggtgtaactcttatagaagataagataaaggaatgacgactcagatggtatggacacttgcaatgtaggccttatagtgcacctgtgaggaagagtgacttagttactgtggggggcagtataagtggtaggagtagacctaaaataacttgggaggagatagtaaggatttaatattcttgaatctgtcaaaagaaatggtcgatgatcgcataaattggcagaaaatgattcatgtagccgaccccacttggtgggactaaggcttggttttgttgttgttgtactgtgtccctaacggttataatttttggggagtctatatatactccattCCAAAGCTGGTTTAGTAACttagattagcaaaaaattctttgaaatttttgtatGCCATAGCTTTCAGTCTCCCACATCTACAAGcttattttttattctctttctaACATTCTATTGGTTAAATATTTCTTAGAAAAAGAGCATTgtgttcttcatcttcatttgcaaagttattgcTACTTGAAGATTGATTGAATACTCAATCTTGTGGGTAATCTTACATTCATTTTAAAGCTAaatactctctctcattcttgCATTGTTGAAGAtcgatttttagagagtaagcttgagttcttcccattgtattttattcatatatatttcttggGAAAAACTCTccatttgcttgtgaatctttgcatccttattacaagattcaaaggcttgcattGTGCTTTTGATATATAAATTTTGGCAAGCTTAAAACCTAATATGTCCTTCACTTCATTTTTGAAgaacatattttgaaatatttgctTAGAGTCTTAAAGATCTTTTGATAATACATTTAGAGAATattttatcttgaatcaaagatcttactctcacacatttatatacacacacatttttTTGAGTGTCATATATTTTACGAAATCTTTATTAAGCTTAATCTCCCATCATTTGTGAGTGTATTGTACTtaattgttgtacatcatctactTTTTGTAGAAGCATTCTATTTGTACACAATCTTTTAttatcattgttgtattccagacgtgtgGTCGGAGGAGGATTGCACTGTCCTGTAAAGTGCATCGGATtggttcagacctggttaggagaactaggagtaCCGTCATGTAAAGTGTAGTTGTTGCTTGTGGCTCAGCCCCGAAATTTGAGTTGGGGAGTCactgccccgtaaggagaggttgtaatcgACGTCACTccgcccgttaagtgagcatttagtgaattcTCTTGCTagtgagcttgaggcgaggacgtaggcactattggctaaacctcgataaaATCTCTTGTGTCACTCTTTCCTTACACTCTTTCTTGTATTTGCTTGCTTATCTTACCTGTGGATATTATTGTTTGtaaatttgaatattaaattgtgtttgattaggaaaTACTTGAACTATTCTATTTGTGCAAATTATTCAATTGTCCATATATCCGCTGAATTTGTACTTGtctagacagaccctaggttatgatATACTGTTGTAGAACttttgacctagaatttttaaaatctccaattcacccccctcttgggattacataaAAAATTATAGATCTCTCCCCCCTATGAACAAAACCTCTTTACCTGACCTTTTTCCTAATGTTTGAGCAAATAAATGGTGAACTAATGAATATCAAATAATTCATAAGAGCAAGTATGCTACATATAGATAATTCAGAAGGTAAGAAAGTATGCTGCTTGTCGTAGTGCTTCTAGCAAGGAGAAGGTCCTTAATTTTTGGTGTTTAAAATATTCAAAGTGCTCCACAAAGATGAAAATTTTTGGTGTTTAAAAAGAATTATGTCTCATTTGGTTCGCAGGGTCAAAAATATTTCCATGGACATTTCTGGATAGTTTTTTTTGGTTTACTTTATGACATTTTTTTGAATGTATAAGAGTTGGACACATCATTATTTGGTTCACCATGGGTATCGTGGAAGGCATTTTAGAAAGATTATCATTATACTCTTGACATAAACatatatgaataaaaaaaaagttcTTATTTTCATCACAAAAACCTGATAAGTATATGTATCAAATTAAATCCATGTCCTAAAATTTTCaatcatcatttaaaaaaaattcaatacatAATAATCCTCTCCTTTCAATGCCTTTGAATCGTGTAACTTTTTTCCTCTTTCTTCTGATTGGTGGTGTGAACAACCAGTGTTCTCATGCTTCTCACGTCACTGAGATCATCATCACCAGCTTCTTCCACCGCAAGCTCTAGATTGTGGGGAGGAAATATAATTTGAAACTGTTGAATATTTGAGGCTTAGCCATGGGGTTTTGATAGCTTTTCAGTAGTTTGAAGAATAAAATTCTGGTATGGCAGGTGGGAGGGTTGACGGGGTTGAGTCTGACTGCTTTGCTTCAAAACCCAAGGGTTCCTTGGTCTTCTGAGCCTCTTGATGCTTTGTTCATTTCTGGGTTGTCTTATTCTTTCCTTCGTAATCTTTGTTTCTCTTCTTGTGACTGTTTATTTCCTACTGTGCCTTTTATGTACTTAAGTCGCTATAAGTTTTTTTGATTCTGCATACAACTGCTTGTAGGTTTTATTCTTGGTGATGGGTAATGTTCAAATATCTTTGGCTCTGCCTTTAGATCAATTCCTCTTGATTTGTTTTCTAAATGCTATTTAGGGactattttgttgtgcaaaacaATGACATCTGgttttggaaggaaaaaaaaagaaagaatttataatgattctaaattttaaattggaTATAACTGTTCAGATCAGTTGACTGTTGAATCTTTGATATTGGTCAAAAACTGGTCAGCCGAATGTTTGAAACGGTTCGGTTTTTGGTTTGCATTTTCTGGCGAACTGCAACTTTGATTTGGTTAACAATTCATGGAATAtggtttggttaactgaaccatGCCCTGCCCTAATATGGAATAGGATTTGAGGAGCCACTGCTATTGGTATGGCCGTTTAAGTATTGTTTTCCATAAGAACTAATACATATCTGTGCCTTGGCACTCTAATTTCTAACACTTACATTCTGTTTGGTAGTGGGGGAAAAGCAGAAGGTTGAAAGAATGGAAAAGTGAGTGGAAAATTCCTTTTCCCTTTGTTTGGTAAAGTCTAAAGTTGAAGAATGGATGAAAATGGGACTCTCCTCCTTTTCCAAATCAATCCCTCTAAAAGTGAGGAAAATGGACAGGAAGAGGCTTGCCCAATAAATTAAGTGATATTTGTTGTCTTTTCTTCCATTTTCCTTTGTTCAACAAGCATTAAGAAGGAAAGGGAACCACATTTCTTTCCTTCCTCATTTGATTTCCTTTTACCTCGTCCTTCCTGTCCCTTTTCCTTGCTACCTAACCAGACACAGCTTTAATCTAAAAATCTATTGTATAGGAAGGCTATAGTTGAGAAATGCATATATGTATTTTATTGACATTTTTGTTCCATTCTTTTGTTGTGATGACAGGGGCATAGGAGGATTCATGGAGATTACCAGAGAGATCAAATAAAAGGTAGCAGGGGAAAGCCCTTGCACTGCACTTTATCTTCTCAAACACATATTATCCCTTGGAAGGGTGTATAAAGATGCCAATAGTTTCTTCTATGAGTTCTATCtcatttccttctcttttccccCTTCCACCTTCCCATCGATCTCGAACTTGTCTTCAATTCCAACCTCATGCATTTTGCTATCATCATCACTGTGATCGAGATCATCACAAATGTTTTCCTTCACTCTCATCTCCATTCTTTCCACTCCGTTTGTCCTACACTTGTCAATCATCACATGGTACCGCAGTTCCTTCAAATGAAGAAGCTACCTCTGTTATAGACTTTGAGGAAATAACGGAGAAAGATTGGTCATTTTTAGAATCTGATGGCACGCATTCCCAGGAAGAGTGTAACCAAAAGATTGATCGGATCATCTCTGCCGGAGAGATTGGAGAGGCTTCTAGGGTTTTGGTTTCGATTGGTTCCGAAGGGTTTGTTGATCGGATGGTTGATTCCTCGCCTTTTGATTTTTTGGTTGTCATCCATGACTCACTTCTTGTATTAGCCCTCATTAAAGAAAAATATGACAAGATTAAGTGTTGGCAAGGAGAACTAATATATGTACCAGAAAATTGGACGCCGTTTGATGTTGTGTTTCTCTATTTCCTGCCTGCACTGCCCTTCAAGCTTGGTGAGGTTTTTGAAGCACTCTCCAAATATTGTTTGCCAGGTAATGTATATGTGCCTGTGTGTATGTTTGTTGGTCGTTTTTATAGTCCAATCACAAATGCCAATTGTTGAACTATGTACTCTGAACGGTTGAATAACTCCTCCACCCCCAACCAATGagacaacaacaataacaataataacaacttgAATTCCAAATCCAAATTTATTCTCTTAACACGAACCTTAAGTTGATAATTTGGAAGTTCTTAGAAACCCAGAACTTCTACATCGTATATTTGATTTTGGCAAGTTAGCGTTGCACAAGCCAAGATCTTTGCATTTATCTTGTTTTTTtcgaaataaaaaaagaaattgcTCATGTTGTTGATTGAAAGATAAAATATCGGTTGTTTTTTTGGTCGCTCCTATAGATGCAAGAGTGATAATTAGCCATCCCCAAGGAAGAGAAGTGTTAAAGCAGCAGCGACAGCAATATCCTGATGTTATCATCTCCGATTTGCCTGAGAAAACCACTTTGCAGAAGGTTGCGGCTGATTTTTCTTTCAAGCTTACTGAATTTGTCGATGAGTCTGAGTTTTACCTTGCTGTTTTGAAGTATTGCAAGGCAAAACAAAACCCAGAGGAATAACCTTTTGCTTCTCTCTAAGCTTCCTTGTCTAA
This Malania oleifera isolate guangnan ecotype guangnan chromosome 11, ASM2987363v1, whole genome shotgun sequence DNA region includes the following protein-coding sequences:
- the LOC131168576 gene encoding uncharacterized protein LOC131168576, producing MPIVSSMSSISFPSLFPLPPSHRSRTCLQFQPHAFCYHHHCDRDHHKCFPSLSSPFFPLRLSYTCQSSHGTAVPSNEEATSVIDFEEITEKDWSFLESDGTHSQEECNQKIDRIISAGEIGEASRVLVSIGSEGFVDRMVDSSPFDFLVVIHDSLLVLALIKEKYDKIKCWQGELIYVPENWTPFDVVFLYFLPALPFKLGEVFEALSKYCLPDARVIISHPQGREVLKQQRQQYPDVIISDLPEKTTLQKVAADFSFKLTEFVDESEFYLAVLKYCKAKQNPEE